From Streptomyces sp. TLI_235, a single genomic window includes:
- a CDS encoding DNA-binding XRE family transcriptional regulator, with protein sequence MDFPQALRERRAHRHLSQLDLALRAGTTQRHVSFMESGRSAPGRGMVLRLAESLELTLRESNALLLTAGYAPEFGESALAAPDLAPVREALDHVLAGHLPYPAVVVDRHGSLVAANAAFPVLTEGAAPELCAPGANVYRLALHPRGMAPRIANLSEWSRHVLLRLERRAEQSGDGTLAALRRELGGYVPAGVQGAEPLGFAVPLRIRSGDDELRLITTVTTFATAVDVTLAELMLEAFLPADEETARRLREAVRAGRRP encoded by the coding sequence ATGGACTTCCCGCAGGCACTGCGCGAGCGCCGGGCACACCGGCATCTGAGCCAGCTCGACCTGGCTCTTCGGGCGGGCACCACCCAACGGCATGTCAGCTTCATGGAGAGCGGGCGTTCGGCGCCGGGCCGCGGCATGGTGCTGCGGCTCGCCGAGTCCCTGGAGCTGACGCTGCGCGAGAGCAATGCGCTGCTGCTGACGGCGGGTTATGCGCCGGAGTTCGGGGAGAGCGCCTTGGCGGCGCCCGATCTCGCGCCGGTGCGGGAGGCGCTCGATCATGTGTTGGCCGGTCATCTCCCGTACCCCGCCGTCGTGGTGGACCGGCACGGGAGCCTGGTGGCGGCGAACGCGGCCTTCCCGGTGCTGACCGAGGGCGCGGCGCCGGAGCTGTGCGCGCCCGGTGCCAATGTGTACCGGCTGGCGCTGCACCCGCGGGGGATGGCGCCGCGGATCGCCAATCTCTCCGAGTGGTCGCGGCACGTCCTGCTGCGGCTGGAGCGGCGGGCCGAGCAGAGCGGGGACGGGACGCTGGCCGCCTTGCGGCGGGAGCTCGGCGGGTACGTCCCGGCCGGTGTGCAGGGGGCGGAGCCGCTGGGGTTCGCGGTGCCGCTGCGGATCCGCTCCGGGGACGACGAGCTGCGGTTGATCACCACGGTGACGACCTTCGCGACCGCGGTCGACGTGACGCTCGCGGAGCTGATGCTGGAGGCGTTCCTGCCGGCCGACGAGGAAACCGCCCGCCGGCTGCGGGAGGCCGTCAGAGCCGGCCGGCGGCCTTGA
- a CDS encoding MoxR-like ATPase, with protein MTEQPAASTTLTKTGGPADAAPAPGPVDARTALTALRDEIGKAVVGQDAAVTGLVVALLCGGHVLLEGVPGVAKTLLVRTLSMALSLETKRIQFTPDLMPGDVTGSLVYDARTAEFSFQPGPVFTNLLLADEINRTPPKTQASLLEAMEERQVTVDGEPRPLPEPFLVAATQNPVEYEGTYPLPEAQLDRFLLKLVLPLPSRDHEYQVLARHAAGFDPRDLAAAGVRPVAGPAHLAAARAEIAKVAVAPEVLAYIVDLCRATRQSPSLSIGVSPRGATALLGTSRAWAWLAGRDYVTPDDVKALALPTLRHRIQLRAEAEMEGTTADSVIQAVLSQTPAPR; from the coding sequence GTGACCGAGCAGCCCGCTGCCAGCACGACCCTCACCAAGACCGGCGGGCCCGCCGACGCCGCACCGGCCCCCGGCCCGGTCGACGCCCGCACCGCGCTCACCGCGCTGCGCGACGAGATCGGCAAGGCCGTCGTCGGCCAGGACGCCGCCGTCACCGGTCTGGTCGTCGCCCTGCTCTGCGGCGGGCACGTCCTGCTGGAGGGCGTCCCGGGTGTCGCCAAGACCCTGCTGGTCCGCACCCTGTCCATGGCGCTCAGCCTGGAGACCAAGCGCATCCAGTTCACCCCCGACCTGATGCCAGGCGACGTCACCGGCTCCCTGGTCTACGACGCCCGCACCGCCGAGTTCTCCTTCCAGCCCGGCCCGGTCTTCACCAACCTGCTGCTCGCGGACGAGATCAACCGCACCCCGCCGAAGACCCAGGCCTCGCTGCTGGAGGCCATGGAGGAGCGCCAGGTCACCGTCGACGGCGAGCCCCGCCCGCTGCCCGAGCCCTTCCTTGTCGCCGCCACCCAGAACCCGGTCGAGTACGAGGGCACCTACCCGCTGCCCGAGGCCCAGCTCGACCGGTTCCTGCTCAAGCTGGTCCTGCCGCTGCCGAGCCGCGACCACGAGTACCAGGTACTCGCCCGACACGCGGCTGGCTTCGACCCGCGCGACCTGGCTGCCGCCGGGGTCCGCCCGGTCGCCGGACCGGCCCACCTGGCCGCCGCCCGCGCGGAGATCGCCAAGGTCGCCGTCGCACCCGAGGTGCTCGCGTACATCGTCGACCTGTGCCGGGCCACCCGGCAGTCGCCGTCGCTGTCGATCGGCGTCTCCCCGCGTGGCGCCACCGCACTGCTGGGCACCTCCCGTGCCTGGGCCTGGTTGGCCGGCCGCGACTACGTCACCCCCGACGACGTCAAGGCGCTCGCCCTGCCCACCCTGCGGCACCGCATCCAGCTCCGCGCCGAGGCCGAGATGGAGGGCACCACCGCCGACTCGGTGATCCAGGCCGTGCTGTCCCAGACGCCCGCCCCGCGCTGA